Proteins from a single region of Lepus europaeus isolate LE1 chromosome 4, mLepTim1.pri, whole genome shotgun sequence:
- the SMIM33 gene encoding small integral membrane protein 33, translating to MAEFPLCIHLSLLLSFSVCKHLCHPLSLPLPSQAGHNPQPSPSVNGSSGQGPQRQLPEVLGGAWEAPPGGGLPQITIIVAVFVLLAICIVVAVHVGPRLHQGHATFPTEPPVPKPEDGVYLIRWRVLGSQDSHQEAQKRAAVPSSCPAPNGPRPSFEEVTYL from the exons ATGGCAGAG ttCCCTTTGTGTATCCATCTGTCTctacttttgtctttttctgtgtgtAAACATCTATGtcaccctctgtctctgccactcccttcccaggctggCCACAACCCCCAGCCTTCTCCATCTGTGAACGGCTCATCTGGGCAAGGGCCCCAGAGGCAGCTCCCCGAAgtgctgggtggggcctgggaagCACCTCCAGGGGGCGGGCTGCCCCAGATCACGATCATCGTTGCTGTTTTTGTCCTGCTGGCCATCTGCATCGTGGTGGCAGTCCATGTGGGGCCAAGGCTGCACCAGGGCCATGCCACTTTCCCCACAGAGCCTCCAGTGCCAAAGCCGGAAGATGGCGTCTATCTCATCCGCTGGCGAGTACTGGGCTCCCAGGACAGTCACCAAGAGGCCCAGAAaagagctgctgtccccagctcctgccctgcacCAAATGGACCAAGgcccagctttgaagaagttacgtATCTGTAG